A portion of the Pseudomonas sp. PSE14 genome contains these proteins:
- a CDS encoding GNAT family N-acetyltransferase, translated as MPRVTLRPAVPDDIPLIIELITELADYERLVHEVKADAQRMHDHLFGPRPYAEVLIGEVDGQPQGFALFFHNYSTWLSQPGIYLEDLFVRPAARGAGLGKALLTELARLAVERGCGRLEWSVLDWNEPAIGFYRSLGARPQDEWTVYRLTGDALRELAHKA; from the coding sequence ATGCCGCGCGTCACGCTCCGCCCTGCCGTCCCCGACGACATCCCGCTGATCATCGAGCTGATCACCGAACTCGCCGACTACGAACGCCTGGTCCATGAGGTCAAGGCCGACGCCCAGCGCATGCACGACCACCTGTTCGGCCCGCGCCCCTACGCCGAAGTGCTGATCGGCGAGGTGGACGGCCAGCCGCAGGGCTTCGCGCTGTTCTTCCACAACTACTCCACCTGGCTCAGCCAGCCGGGCATCTACCTGGAAGACCTGTTCGTACGCCCCGCCGCCCGTGGTGCCGGACTGGGCAAGGCGCTGCTCACGGAACTGGCGCGACTGGCTGTGGAGCGTGGCTGCGGACGCCTGGAATGGTCCGTGCTGGACTGGAACGAGCCCGCCATCGGCTTCTACCGCAGCCTGGGCGCCCGTCCGCAGGATGAATGGACGGTCTACCGCCTGACCGGCGACGCCCTGCGTGAGCTGGCCCACAAGGCGTGA